One Dermacentor andersoni chromosome 6, qqDerAnde1_hic_scaffold, whole genome shotgun sequence genomic window carries:
- the LOC140218850 gene encoding uncharacterized protein, with product MRLPVDTGASVSLMTAEDFGKHFSRQHRLSQTVDLKNFSKQRIDIQGLFQATVQFFQGSCSVTFHVTTTGTSLLGLDAIQRLGIQIDGTSLTCRLPSLPSVQSPTGVPPDFDHLSSDELGLVNNFVHRIHRQQDAKPVSSKLRRLPLALRDQVTHELRRLEDCDVIERVEATEWVSPLVVVRKKDGTMRLCVDLREQDSLVSQVQERVLQKQWQTKQYVDKRRGAQATRIKVGDTVRIRFNRKGFFKYSKPRKVKAQIGPSTFLLSDGQTWHVSKLTVVMKDPEGSTLCTSNRDFLYSYSNLDSHSDDLSVVTASSHSHKLQLSCASDCITSESTQSAVVSDSVGELVASQDLLGRREELPGQPSPALSDNHIQFSNQGEVNSSGTTGSLKSTKTRRNPQSSSEVRTRHHRVKKRPPWLDDYVS from the coding sequence atgcgactgccggtggatacgggagcgtctgtctcattgatgacggccgaagattttggaaagcactttagtcgacagcacagactgtcacaaacagtggacttgaaaaatttctccaagcaacgcatcgacattcaaggcctgtttcaagccactgtccagtttttccaagggtcatgctccgtcacgttccacgtaacgactacaggaacatcactgctgggtttagacgccatccaacgcttgggcatacagatcgacggtacgtcgctgacatgtcgtctaccatcgcttccttcagtacagagccccacaggtgtgcctccggattttgatcacctttccagtgacgagttgggcctcgtcaacaactttgtgcatcgaattcatcggcagcaagatgcgaaaccagtatcttcaaagttgcgccgactacccctggccctccgtgaccaggtcacacatgaattgcgacgtctcgaggactgcgacgtcatcgagcgcgtcgaggctactgagtgggtgtctccactcgtggtggtgcgcaagaaggatggaaccatgcggctctgtgtagatctacgggaacaggacagtcttgtgtctcaagttcaagaaagggtcttgcagaaacagtggcagaccaaacagtacgtagacaaacgtagaggtgctcaggcaactcgtatcaaggtgggagacaccgtcagaataagatttaacaggaaaggattttttaagtacagtaaacctcgtaaagtcaaggcccagataggaccatctacttttctactcagtgatgggcaaacgtggcatgtgtctaagttaaccgtagtgatgaaggatccagaaggtagtacattgtgtacaagtaatagggactttttgtactcatattcaaacttggatagtcattccgatgacttgtctgtagtgacagcgtcttctcatagtcataagcttcagttaagttgtgcgtctgactgtatcacttccgagtctacacagtcagcagtcgtctctgattccgttggggaattggtagcctcccaggacttgttgggacgtcgagaggagcttcctgggcaaccctctccagctttgagcgacaaccacattcagttttccaaccagggggaggtaaatagtagtgggacgactgggtctttaaagtcgaccaaaacgcgtcgcaacccccaaagttcttctgaggtacgcacgcgtcatCATCGTGTcaaaaaacggcctccgtggcttgatgattatgtttcttga